One genomic region from Pempheris klunzingeri isolate RE-2024b chromosome 4, fPemKlu1.hap1, whole genome shotgun sequence encodes:
- the pld3 gene encoding 5'-3' exonuclease PLD3, producing MKTDITYNPLVDVERRRQEYNRKAQLYSRCVIALATVATVLLATLALYNLLTPRASSSRPAPSSSLHLPQAEACSDPCKIVLVESIPEGLEFHSSTTHPSIFQAWLNLMAEARSSVDIASFYWTLTNADTGTHEPTADQGETILKELAELSGKLSVRIAVNTPQEGRPQEDLKLLNDSGADIRTVNMRQLTSGVLHTKFWVVDKKHIYIGSANMDWRSLTQVKELGAVVYNCSCLAADLSKIFEAYWYLGESQSIPSPWPSSFSTLYNKDTPLQLPLNNTPSNVYLSSSPPSFCAAGRTPDLQSILSVMEDAESFIYIAVMNYLPTMEFSHPKRYWADIDTQLRRVGYEKRVKVRLLISCWGSTQPVMFPFLKSLASVYDTKSKLDIQVRLFVVPASPKQKEIPFARVNHNKYMVTDKIAYIGTSNWSGDYFLKTAGSALVVNQTASQSLEPTVQSQLQAVFERDWDSEYSTPLTQDSNLKDLC from the exons ATGAAGACGGACATCACTTACAACCCG CTGGTGGACGTGGAGAGGAGACGACAGGAGTACAACAGGAAGGCACAGTTG TATTCCAGGTGTGTGATCGCTCTGGCCACCGTGGCTACCGTGCTGCTGGCCACCTTGGCCCTCTACAACCTCCTGACACCCAGGGCTTCCTCCTCCCGTCCTGCCCCGAGCAGCAGCCTCCATCTGCCCCAGGCCGAGGCCTGTTCAGACCCCTGCAA GATTGTTCTGGTGGAGAGCATCCCCGAAGGGCTGGAGTTTCATTCCAGCACCACTCACCCCTCCATCTTCCAGGCCTGGCTCAATCTGATGGCCGAGGCTCGCAGCAGCGTCGACATCGCCTCCTTCTACTGGACGCTCACCAACGCGGACACCGGCACCCACGAGCCCACGGCCGATCAG GGTGAGACCATTCTGAAGGAGCTCGCTGAGCTGTCAGGGAAGCTGTCTGTCCGTATCGCAGTGAACACACCACAGGAGGGGCGTCCGCAAGAAGACCTCAAACTGCTCAATGACTCAG gagcCGACATCAGGACAGTGAACATGAGACAGCTCACTTCAGGCGTACTGCACACGAAGTTCTGGGTTGTggacaagaaacacatttacattggCAGTGCCAACATGGACTGGAGGTCCctcacacag GTGAAGGAGCTGGGCGCGGTGGTCTACAACTGCAGCTGCTTGGCTGCAGACCTGAGTAAGATCTTTGAAGCCTACTGGTACCTGGGAGAGAGTCAGTCCATCCCATCGCCTTGGCCCTCCAGCTTCTCCACCCTCTATAACAAGGACACGCCCCTCCAGCTGCCGCTCAACAACACGCCGTCCAACGTCTACCTCTCG AGTTCCCCTCCGTCCTTCTGTGCGGCCGGCAGGACCCCCGACCTTCAGTCCATCCTCAGCGTGATGGAGGATGCAGAGAGCTTCATCTACATCGCTGTCATGAACTACCTGCCCACCATGGAGTTTTCACACCCTAAAAG GTACTGGGCAGACATCGACACCCAGCTGAGGCGAGTGGGGTATGAGAAGCGGGTCAAAGTGCGCCTTCTGATTAGCTGCTGGGGCAGCACCCAACCGGTCATGTTTCCCTTCCTGAAGTCTCTGGCCTCGGTTTACGACACGAAGAGCAAACTGGACATCCAGGTG AGGCTGTTTGTGGTGCCTGCCAGCCCCAAGCAGAAGGAGATTCCCTTTGCCAGAGTCAACCACAACAAGTACATGGTGACTGACAAGATAGCCTACATAG GTACGTCTAACTGGTCTGGTGACTACTTTCTGAAGACAGCCGGCTCGGCTTTGGTTGTCAACCAGACTGCATCACAGTCCCTCGAGCCGACCGTCCAATCACAGCTGCAGGCTGTGTTTGAGAGGGACTGGGACTCCGAGTACAGCACCCCTCTCACCCAGGACTCAAACCTTAAAGACTTGTGTTAG